From one Flavobacterium kingsejongi genomic stretch:
- a CDS encoding sensor histidine kinase yields MNSLIEVQSATYYFGMVLIVVLFLVIAFLGYKLNNAVQLQKSIQESYHSLELKVNGLKLETLESKLNPHLFKNILNSIQSHAYQTYFALDKLANVLDYILYESQKKFVSPKEEIEFALNLIEINKIKVSPLFEMKVKTKIREEEPLYEQQILAPMISIDLIENAFKHADLKSPDAFISVVFEFSESCFYLTVSNKISDHKALKKDHSGLGSGTLEQRLNIIYKDNYKLDKFIEDDVYIAHLKINLLEYKAQMLTAG; encoded by the coding sequence ATGAATTCCTTGATCGAAGTACAAAGCGCGACCTATTATTTCGGGATGGTACTCATTGTAGTATTGTTCCTCGTCATTGCATTTCTCGGCTATAAGCTTAATAATGCGGTACAGTTGCAAAAATCCATTCAGGAAAGTTACCACTCCCTCGAATTGAAGGTAAACGGATTAAAACTGGAGACGCTGGAGTCGAAACTCAATCCGCACCTGTTCAAGAACATCCTGAATTCCATACAGTCCCATGCCTACCAGACCTATTTTGCGCTGGACAAACTGGCCAATGTGCTGGATTATATCCTGTACGAAAGCCAGAAAAAATTTGTATCGCCCAAAGAAGAGATCGAATTTGCACTAAACCTGATTGAGATCAATAAGATCAAGGTAAGCCCGCTTTTTGAAATGAAGGTCAAAACTAAAATCCGGGAGGAAGAACCCCTGTATGAACAGCAAATCCTGGCACCTATGATATCGATCGACCTGATCGAGAATGCGTTCAAACATGCAGACCTGAAAAGCCCGGATGCTTTTATCTCTGTCGTATTTGAATTTAGCGAAAGCTGTTTTTACCTGACGGTTTCCAATAAAATTTCCGATCATAAAGCGCTCAAGAAAGACCACAGCGGACTTGGATCCGGAACGTTGGAACAACGCCTTAATATTATCTATAAAGACAATTATAAATTGGATAAGTTTATCGAAGACGATGTCTATATTGCTCATTTAAAAATAAACCTACTTGAATACAAAGCTCAAATGCTTACTGCTGGATGA
- a CDS encoding LytR/AlgR family response regulator transcription factor, producing MNTKLKCLLLDDELPGLTYLKMLCEQIPELEVVKAFDNPEKLIAEMDHLDFDLCITDIEMPGIDGLSVANLLRDKMVIFTTAYKEYAADAFDINAVDYITKPVKKERLQKAIDKARERLDKKPSDKKFVHLNTDKGKALLFFDQILYIHPAESDSRDKIVLLKDESTILLKNITYTKLLGQFPKTDFCRINKKEIIAMAVEKFFAHDEITTNILEKNGRIKVVFLSDIYRADFLQKVNL from the coding sequence TTGAATACAAAGCTCAAATGCTTACTGCTGGATGATGAACTGCCTGGACTGACCTACCTGAAAATGCTCTGCGAGCAAATTCCGGAGCTGGAAGTCGTTAAAGCATTCGATAATCCGGAAAAGCTCATTGCCGAAATGGACCATCTTGATTTTGACCTGTGCATCACTGATATTGAAATGCCGGGTATCGATGGCCTTAGTGTTGCCAACCTCCTTCGGGATAAGATGGTGATCTTTACGACTGCCTATAAGGAATATGCTGCAGATGCTTTTGATATTAATGCAGTGGATTATATTACGAAACCCGTAAAGAAAGAGCGGCTGCAAAAAGCGATCGACAAAGCGCGGGAACGGCTGGACAAAAAGCCTTCCGATAAAAAGTTCGTACACCTCAATACCGATAAAGGAAAAGCCTTGTTGTTTTTTGACCAGATCCTGTACATTCATCCCGCAGAATCCGATAGCCGCGATAAAATTGTATTGCTCAAAGACGAAAGTACCATCTTACTCAAGAATATTACCTATACCAAATTATTGGGGCAGTTTCCCAAAACCGATTTTTGCAGGATCAATAAAAAAGAAATCATTGCCATGGCGGTAGAGAAGTTTTTTGCACATGATGAAATTACCACGAATATCCTGGAAAAAAATGGCCGTATTAAAGTCGTATTCTTAAGCGATATCTACCGGGCTGATTTTTTGCAAAAAGTAAATTTATAG
- a CDS encoding cation:proton antiporter, translating into MKKYKNSIFYIAVIGVFSVLIYWFLSQGKRLETGRDIVVKTSEKSQWAEFIDSMVHSLQHPLAILLAQIITIILVARFFGWICRKIGQPSVIGEIIAGIFLGPSLVGLYFPEFSHALFPKDSLGNLQFLSQIGLILFMFVIGMELDLKVLKNKAHEAVVISHASIIFPFTLGIGLAYFIYDAFAPEGIEFMSFALFCGIAMSITAFPVLARIVQERGIHKTRLGSIVITCAAADDITAWCILAAVIAIVKAGSFVSSLYIIALAVAYVFLMLMVVKPFLKRVGDLYSSRKTLSKPVVAIFFLTLIISAYATEVIGIHALFGAFMAGVIMPDNSKFRNIFIEKVEDISLIVLLPLFFVFTGLRTEIGLLDDRYLWEITGLIIAVAVIGKFFGSALAAKFVGQSWRDSLTIGALMNTRGLMELIVLNIGYELGVLSPMIFTMMVIMALVTTFMTGPALDLINFIFKTKKTYIPENISNKVKYKILLSFAVSERGKSLLKIANSLVKKQNGNAIVTAMHLSSSNELHAFDVSHYEKETFTPIIEEAENLNQKIITLFKASVDIDSDITEIANHGEYDLLLIGLGQSIFEGTLLGKVLGYTTRIINPDRLIDKFTGKEGLFENSPFDERTRHIIAYSKMPVGILVDKKLEDIDRVLIPLFTADDAFLMEYAQKLIHNNDSQITILDPAGEIKNNSEIKENIRSIEQIAPNHITLSSERIMKKEFLEQQDLMIISLDSWKKLVDSQSVWLNSTPSVLIIKR; encoded by the coding sequence ATGAAAAAGTATAAGAATTCCATATTTTATATTGCGGTTATCGGGGTATTCTCGGTATTGATCTACTGGTTCCTGAGCCAGGGGAAAAGGCTGGAAACAGGTCGTGATATTGTGGTGAAAACCTCCGAAAAATCCCAGTGGGCCGAATTTATTGATTCCATGGTTCACAGCCTGCAACATCCATTAGCGATTTTATTGGCACAAATTATTACCATTATCCTGGTAGCCCGTTTCTTTGGCTGGATTTGCCGTAAAATAGGGCAGCCTTCTGTAATCGGTGAGATTATTGCCGGTATCTTTTTAGGGCCTTCTTTAGTAGGGTTGTATTTCCCGGAATTCTCCCATGCCTTATTTCCAAAAGATTCCTTAGGGAACCTCCAGTTCCTGAGCCAGATTGGTTTGATCCTTTTTATGTTTGTAATTGGAATGGAACTGGACCTGAAAGTATTAAAAAATAAAGCGCATGAAGCTGTAGTAATCAGTCATGCCAGTATTATCTTTCCATTTACCTTAGGGATTGGCCTTGCTTATTTTATCTATGATGCATTTGCACCCGAAGGTATCGAGTTTATGTCATTCGCGCTGTTCTGTGGAATTGCGATGAGTATCACTGCTTTCCCGGTTTTGGCCCGAATTGTACAGGAGCGTGGCATCCATAAAACACGATTGGGAAGCATTGTAATTACCTGTGCTGCTGCAGATGATATCACCGCCTGGTGTATTTTGGCCGCCGTAATTGCGATCGTAAAAGCCGGTTCTTTTGTGAGCTCCTTATATATTATTGCCTTGGCCGTTGCCTATGTATTCCTGATGCTGATGGTCGTAAAACCTTTCCTGAAAAGGGTAGGAGACCTGTATTCTTCCCGAAAAACATTGAGCAAGCCTGTGGTGGCAATTTTCTTCCTCACATTGATTATTTCCGCTTATGCTACTGAAGTCATCGGTATCCACGCCTTATTCGGTGCTTTTATGGCCGGTGTGATTATGCCGGACAACAGCAAATTCAGGAATATTTTTATTGAAAAAGTAGAAGATATTTCCTTAATCGTATTATTACCCCTGTTCTTTGTATTTACAGGATTGCGTACGGAAATCGGTTTGCTGGACGATCGTTACCTGTGGGAAATTACAGGATTGATTATTGCAGTTGCCGTTATCGGTAAGTTCTTTGGAAGTGCCCTGGCCGCAAAATTTGTGGGACAGAGCTGGCGCGATAGCCTTACGATTGGTGCACTGATGAATACCCGTGGTTTGATGGAACTTATCGTACTGAATATTGGGTATGAGTTGGGCGTATTATCGCCGATGATTTTTACCATGATGGTCATCATGGCGCTGGTCACTACTTTTATGACCGGACCGGCACTTGACCTGATCAATTTTATCTTCAAAACAAAAAAGACCTATATTCCGGAGAATATCAGCAATAAAGTAAAATATAAAATACTTCTTTCTTTTGCTGTTTCAGAGCGTGGAAAATCCCTGCTGAAAATTGCGAACAGCCTGGTGAAAAAACAAAATGGAAATGCCATTGTGACCGCAATGCACCTTTCTTCCAGTAACGAACTGCATGCTTTTGATGTCAGCCATTACGAAAAAGAAACATTTACCCCAATTATAGAAGAAGCAGAGAACCTGAATCAAAAAATCATCACGCTGTTTAAGGCATCGGTAGATATTGATTCTGATATTACAGAAATTGCCAATCATGGAGAATACGATTTGCTGTTGATTGGGTTAGGGCAATCTATTTTTGAAGGCACTCTTTTAGGAAAGGTTTTGGGCTATACCACCCGAATCATCAATCCCGATCGCCTTATTGATAAGTTTACCGGAAAAGAAGGGCTTTTCGAAAATTCTCCTTTTGATGAAAGAACCCGTCATATTATTGCCTATAGTAAAATGCCAGTAGGGATATTAGTCGATAAGAAACTCGAAGATATTGATCGTGTGCTGATTCCGTTATTTACTGCCGATGATGCCTTCCTGATGGAATACGCACAAAAGCTGATTCACAACAACGATTCGCAGATCACAATTCTGGATCCGGCAGGAGAGATTAAGAATAATTCCGAAATCAAGGAAAATATTCGCTCCATTGAGCAGATTGCACCCAATCATATTACGCTTTCTTCGGAAAGAATAATGAAAAAAGAATTTCTAGAACAACAGGATTTAATGATAATTAGCCTGGATAGTTGGAAGAAATTGGTTGACTCTCAGAGTGTTTGGTTAAATAGTACACCTTCTGTGTTAATTATTAAAAGGTAA
- a CDS encoding DMT family transporter, translating into MNWILLIIAGLFEVGFATCLGKSKETTGMVSNYWLIGFLVCLTISMLLLYKATQTLPIGTAYAVWTGVGAVGTVIMGILIFKEPADFWRVFFITTLIASIVGLKFVSSH; encoded by the coding sequence ATGAATTGGATTTTATTGATCATCGCAGGATTATTTGAAGTGGGTTTCGCCACTTGTTTGGGGAAATCAAAGGAAACAACCGGAATGGTTTCCAACTATTGGCTGATCGGTTTTTTGGTATGCCTGACCATAAGCATGCTGTTGCTGTATAAGGCGACGCAAACCCTGCCTATCGGTACAGCTTATGCCGTATGGACAGGTGTTGGGGCAGTGGGGACAGTAATCATGGGGATTCTGATTTTTAAGGAGCCGGCAGACTTTTGGCGGGTGTTTTTTATCACCACGCTCATTGCGTCTATCGTAGGGTTAAAATTCGTTTCCAGCCACTAA
- a CDS encoding DUF5686 family protein yields MKPITLLFFLLSLSLQAQFQTTGVVRNAGTDKPLPFATISTNDGLLVFSDIDGKFQLNTSQNTLEITISYIGFQPQTVPNDSSKKHFTVLLLPNVENLHEVTVGENPAVAIVRKAIQMKDRNNPEKKLSSFQFKAYNKLVITANPDSIKGTLDSVFTVKNEIRKFVKIDSADYKFKKLITKQHLYQTEKVSQFQFNEQGFKETILATRMAGFKQPIYEIIGLKLQSFSVYDNKYELMETSYDGPLANDALKEYNFTLLDTIAIGGRNTYMVFFKNKKRSKKEGLQGVLYIDQNNFGIAKSIFRIKGVIDVTGIHDYEYLPKQDLWFPTGKTFKIAKGNNEDNINLFVGQIQFQGDEDELGIGVTKRKSPKVSSDYVYLLSESNYFDTQFNVPFTIRKAAIAIQVKDDAINKNEAFWDTYRKDSLNRRSKQTYIALDSIVIKEGIEQKLKIGRRILNGYLPIGFFDLDLRYLVKYNNYEGFRFGLGRITNEKFSTKYRLEGYGAYALKDERWKYSLGGAARLGKFSNTWIGGSYTEDVREIGSTTFTIDKRVFRLYDPRPINVSTFYAYKTWSAYIETKIIPKTESKWELTRSDITPKFDYLYLLNDKLYDRFVMTAASVSIQWNPYSDYMQTPSGRIEIEKRFPRITFQFTKSLPNVLGNDYDFGKIDLRADYEKKYLNGQKTSFLLQGGYAFGDIPITHLYSTSPNNLEKDGIIQRITIGGKNSFETMFFNEFFSSEYLFLQFKHAFKRVTLAKKIRPSLVLVSRAAWGDLDKQEQHIGLPYKTLNEGYFESGIELNQIYSGFGLSGFLRYGPNQLPRFEDNISVKITYVFSLGF; encoded by the coding sequence ATGAAGCCAATCACTTTATTATTTTTTCTACTATCGCTTTCATTACAGGCGCAATTCCAGACTACCGGAGTTGTGCGCAATGCAGGCACCGATAAACCGCTGCCTTTTGCTACAATCAGCACCAATGATGGCTTATTGGTCTTTAGTGATATCGATGGGAAGTTTCAGCTTAACACGTCACAAAACACCCTTGAGATCACGATTTCTTATATTGGATTCCAGCCCCAGACGGTACCAAATGACAGCAGCAAAAAACATTTTACGGTATTGCTGCTCCCTAATGTAGAAAACCTCCATGAAGTAACGGTGGGCGAAAATCCGGCAGTAGCAATCGTTCGGAAAGCCATACAGATGAAAGACCGCAATAATCCGGAGAAAAAACTAAGTAGTTTCCAGTTTAAAGCTTATAATAAATTAGTAATTACTGCCAACCCCGATTCCATTAAAGGTACCTTGGATTCTGTGTTTACCGTAAAAAATGAGATCCGGAAATTTGTCAAAATCGACTCTGCAGACTACAAGTTTAAAAAACTGATTACTAAACAACACCTTTACCAGACGGAAAAAGTATCGCAATTCCAATTTAACGAACAAGGCTTTAAGGAAACGATACTGGCCACCCGGATGGCAGGATTCAAGCAGCCTATTTATGAGATCATCGGGTTAAAACTGCAATCTTTTTCGGTATATGATAACAAGTATGAGCTGATGGAAACCAGTTATGATGGCCCATTGGCAAATGACGCCCTGAAAGAATACAACTTTACCTTACTGGACACCATAGCTATCGGTGGCCGAAATACCTATATGGTATTCTTTAAAAATAAAAAGCGTTCGAAAAAAGAAGGCCTGCAGGGAGTGTTGTATATTGATCAGAATAATTTCGGGATTGCGAAATCCATTTTCAGGATCAAAGGGGTGATTGATGTAACCGGAATCCATGACTACGAATACCTGCCCAAACAGGACCTCTGGTTTCCGACCGGCAAAACTTTTAAAATTGCCAAAGGCAATAATGAGGACAACATTAACCTCTTTGTGGGACAAATCCAGTTTCAGGGTGATGAGGACGAATTGGGGATTGGGGTGACCAAGCGGAAAAGCCCTAAAGTATCTTCGGATTACGTTTACCTGCTCTCCGAGTCTAATTATTTCGACACGCAGTTTAACGTACCATTCACGATCCGTAAGGCTGCCATTGCCATTCAGGTAAAGGATGATGCCATCAATAAAAACGAAGCCTTTTGGGACACCTACAGAAAAGATAGCCTGAACCGCCGCAGCAAACAAACATATATTGCGCTGGACAGTATCGTGATTAAGGAAGGCATTGAACAGAAATTAAAAATCGGGCGCCGGATTTTGAATGGCTACCTGCCTATTGGCTTCTTTGACCTCGATCTACGTTATCTGGTAAAGTACAATAATTATGAAGGCTTCCGTTTTGGCCTTGGTCGCATCACCAATGAAAAATTCTCAACAAAATACCGGCTGGAAGGGTATGGTGCGTATGCGCTAAAAGACGAACGATGGAAATATAGCCTGGGCGGCGCAGCACGCCTGGGCAAGTTTTCAAACACCTGGATTGGCGGATCGTATACCGAAGATGTGCGGGAGATCGGTAGCACTACGTTTACCATTGATAAGCGTGTTTTCCGGCTGTACGACCCACGCCCGATTAACGTTAGTACGTTCTATGCCTACAAAACATGGTCGGCTTATATTGAAACTAAAATCATTCCAAAAACTGAGAGTAAATGGGAATTGACCCGGTCGGATATTACCCCGAAGTTTGACTACCTCTACCTGCTGAATGATAAGCTGTATGACCGTTTTGTAATGACCGCAGCATCTGTTTCGATACAATGGAATCCCTATAGCGATTATATGCAAACGCCTTCAGGACGTATTGAAATCGAGAAGCGCTTTCCGAGGATTACTTTCCAGTTTACCAAATCACTTCCGAATGTTTTAGGCAACGATTATGATTTTGGAAAAATTGACCTCCGTGCGGATTATGAAAAGAAATACCTCAATGGCCAGAAAACCTCTTTCCTGCTACAGGGCGGTTATGCCTTTGGCGATATCCCGATTACACACCTGTACAGTACGTCTCCGAATAACCTCGAAAAAGATGGTATTATACAACGTATCACTATTGGAGGTAAAAACAGTTTTGAAACCATGTTCTTCAACGAATTCTTCTCCAGCGAATACTTATTCCTGCAATTCAAACATGCTTTTAAACGCGTAACACTGGCAAAAAAAATACGTCCTTCACTCGTATTGGTTTCCCGTGCTGCCTGGGGAGACCTGGACAAACAGGAACAGCATATCGGGCTTCCCTACAAAACACTAAATGAAGGGTATTTTGAATCGGGTATTGAGCTCAACCAGATCTACAGTGGTTTTGGACTTTCCGGATTCCTCCGGTACGGCCCTAACCAATTGCCTCGATTTGAAGATAATATCTCCGTTAAAATTACGTATGTATTCTCGCTTGGTTTTTAG
- the frr gene encoding ribosome recycling factor, with product MTEEINFILDSTKESMDGSIAHLEKEFLNIRAGKANPAMLGGVFVDYYGSQTPLSQIANVNVPDARTITVQPWEKNMLHPIEKAIMIANLGFNPMNNGDIIIISVPPLTEDRRRDLAKQAKTEAEDAKIGVRNSRKDANTEIKKLEKEGTSEDICKTAEDDIQNLTNAYIKKIDELLSAKEAEIMKV from the coding sequence ATGACTGAAGAAATTAATTTTATATTAGACAGTACTAAAGAATCTATGGACGGTTCTATTGCCCACCTGGAAAAGGAATTTTTAAACATCCGTGCCGGGAAAGCCAATCCTGCTATGCTGGGTGGTGTTTTTGTGGATTATTACGGTTCACAAACCCCACTTTCACAAATAGCGAATGTCAATGTACCGGATGCGCGAACAATTACTGTTCAGCCATGGGAAAAAAACATGTTGCACCCGATAGAAAAAGCAATTATGATTGCCAATCTGGGCTTTAATCCGATGAACAATGGTGATATTATCATTATCAGTGTGCCGCCATTGACAGAAGATAGACGTCGCGACCTGGCAAAACAGGCAAAAACGGAAGCTGAAGACGCTAAAATTGGTGTTCGTAATTCCCGTAAAGATGCTAATACCGAAATCAAAAAACTGGAAAAAGAAGGTACTTCTGAGGACATCTGCAAAACTGCCGAAGATGACATACAAAATCTTACGAACGCGTATATCAAAAAAATTGATGAACTATTAAGCGCAAAAGAAGCTGAAATCATGAAAGTATAA
- the pyrH gene encoding UMP kinase translates to MKYKRILLKLSGEALMGDRQYGIDPQRLAEYADEIKQIHDKGVEIAIVIGGGNIFRGVAGASNGMDRVQGDYMGMLATVINGMALQGALEDKGMLTRLQTALKIEAIAEPYIKRRAVRHLEKGRIVIFGAGTGNPYFTTDTAAVLRGVEVHADVILKGTRVDGIYNADPEKNADAIKFDSITFEDVLRKGLNVMDTTAFTLSQENSLPIVVFDMNKKGNLLRICEGENVGTVVNI, encoded by the coding sequence ATGAAATACAAAAGAATTCTCCTGAAATTAAGCGGCGAAGCCTTAATGGGCGACAGACAATATGGAATTGACCCACAAAGACTTGCTGAATATGCCGACGAAATCAAGCAAATTCATGATAAAGGTGTAGAAATTGCCATTGTTATTGGCGGTGGAAATATCTTTAGGGGAGTAGCCGGAGCCAGCAATGGCATGGACAGGGTTCAGGGTGATTATATGGGAATGCTCGCAACTGTAATCAACGGCATGGCCCTTCAGGGTGCACTGGAAGACAAAGGTATGCTGACCCGCTTGCAAACTGCCCTTAAAATTGAAGCCATCGCAGAGCCGTATATCAAACGCCGGGCGGTACGCCACCTGGAAAAAGGACGGATCGTAATTTTTGGTGCCGGAACCGGTAATCCGTATTTTACCACAGATACTGCTGCTGTTCTAAGAGGTGTAGAAGTACATGCTGATGTGATCCTAAAAGGTACCCGCGTCGACGGAATTTACAATGCCGATCCGGAAAAGAATGCTGATGCCATCAAATTCGACTCCATCACTTTTGAAGATGTACTGCGAAAAGGACTAAATGTAATGGACACTACAGCGTTCACTTTAAGCCAGGAAAACAGCCTGCCTATCGTGGTTTTTGATATGAATAAAAAAGGGAACCTGCTACGAATCTGTGAAGGTGAAAATGTAGGAACCGTAGTAAATATATAG
- a CDS encoding patatin-like phospholipase family protein has product MYFNTKSIGLILSGGGSKGIAHAGVLKFLDEKKIKPTQIAGTSAGSIVGALYSWGKSPEEILEFFKSIYFFHWKHFTFWKAGLIDSDSFRNYFELIFQDAVLSDLSITNHITATDMVKGKLKIFSPTTKIVDAILASSAFPGVISPYEIDGNYYSDGGILNHFPTDILQGRCDTLIGVYVSPIQNIEAKHLNSIKAVTTRAFDLLSANSNIQKFNICDWIVEPEELSAYSTFETNKIKMHEIFDIGYATAKKSFEDLQTRFKLTLELDD; this is encoded by the coding sequence ATGTATTTTAACACCAAATCAATCGGGTTAATTTTATCCGGCGGCGGTTCAAAAGGAATTGCACATGCCGGGGTCTTAAAATTCCTCGATGAAAAAAAGATAAAACCCACCCAGATTGCCGGTACCAGCGCCGGATCCATTGTTGGAGCCTTATATTCATGGGGCAAAAGCCCGGAAGAAATACTGGAATTCTTTAAATCCATCTATTTTTTTCATTGGAAACATTTCACCTTCTGGAAAGCAGGGCTTATTGATTCTGATTCTTTCCGCAATTATTTTGAACTGATCTTCCAGGATGCCGTACTTTCGGACCTGAGCATCACCAATCACATTACGGCGACTGATATGGTCAAGGGGAAGCTTAAAATTTTTAGCCCCACCACAAAAATCGTCGATGCTATCCTGGCTTCTTCCGCTTTTCCCGGTGTGATTTCGCCTTATGAGATCGATGGGAATTACTATAGTGATGGTGGTATCCTCAACCATTTCCCTACCGATATTCTGCAGGGACGCTGTGACACACTGATTGGCGTTTATGTCAGCCCGATTCAAAATATCGAGGCCAAACACCTGAATTCTATCAAAGCAGTCACAACACGGGCTTTCGACCTTTTGTCGGCCAACAGCAACATCCAGAAGTTCAATATTTGTGACTGGATCGTAGAACCGGAAGAACTTTCTGCCTACAGTACTTTTGAAACCAATAAAATCAAAATGCACGAAATTTTTGATATTGGCTATGCTACTGCTAAAAAATCATTTGAGGATTTGCAAACCCGCTTTAAACTGACTCTTGAGCTGGACGACTAA
- a CDS encoding thioredoxin family protein — MKAIIEAALAKSMNYIQYRNLVSTFLAEGKATGPEQSEALVHYSSLNDTRMKRLDKTMVVTEAHTEKILGLEWEYIWLVLTEGWCGDAAQIVPILNKMAAIGDKIDLKIVLRDENEALMNLFLTNGGKSIPKLILLDAATLDVLADWGPRPAGAQQLIQEYKEKFGVIDDTLKTELQLWYHHDKGVSTQNEVLELLS; from the coding sequence ATGAAAGCAATTATCGAAGCAGCATTGGCAAAAAGCATGAACTATATTCAATACCGTAATCTGGTCAGCACCTTTTTAGCCGAAGGCAAAGCTACCGGTCCGGAGCAATCCGAAGCCTTGGTGCATTACAGCTCATTGAATGATACGCGCATGAAACGCCTGGATAAAACCATGGTCGTTACCGAAGCCCATACCGAAAAAATTTTAGGGCTGGAATGGGAATACATCTGGCTGGTCCTTACCGAAGGCTGGTGTGGTGATGCCGCACAAATCGTACCCATATTAAATAAAATGGCCGCTATTGGGGATAAAATAGACCTAAAGATTGTCTTGCGGGATGAAAATGAAGCGTTGATGAATCTTTTCCTGACGAATGGTGGAAAATCCATACCCAAACTGATCCTATTGGATGCTGCCACACTGGATGTCCTGGCAGACTGGGGGCCAAGGCCTGCGGGAGCACAACAGCTGATCCAGGAGTACAAAGAGAAATTTGGTGTGATTGACGATACCCTGAAAACAGAATTGCAACTCTGGTACCACCATGATAAAGGCGTGAGTACTCAAAATGAAGTATTGGAACTCCTATCGTAA
- a CDS encoding phytanoyl-CoA dioxygenase gives MDHYKEQGYCLYRNFFDESEIREIEPLLLCFHERWLQDKMQHYNSGLLNSYSLTSADYWTVQEKEIIFGFIAQPKINIIRKASFLGHSVFLNTQLFFDPKNPDQQNYWHRDLQYTGMDVAQQQQVIQKQDVIHFRIPLRKENGIELIPGSHRQWDTLTEYEVRNNLNGKKSNDALERGQVV, from the coding sequence ATGGATCACTATAAAGAACAAGGCTATTGTCTATATCGTAATTTCTTCGATGAAAGTGAGATTCGGGAAATCGAACCTTTATTACTTTGTTTTCATGAACGTTGGCTGCAGGATAAGATGCAGCATTATAATAGTGGCCTGCTCAATAGCTACAGTCTTACTTCGGCAGATTACTGGACTGTACAGGAGAAAGAAATAATATTTGGGTTTATCGCACAGCCTAAAATTAACATCATACGGAAAGCGAGTTTTTTGGGACATTCGGTGTTTCTCAATACCCAATTGTTTTTTGATCCCAAAAATCCGGACCAGCAAAATTATTGGCATCGTGACCTACAATATACCGGAATGGACGTTGCCCAGCAGCAACAGGTGATACAAAAACAGGATGTGATCCACTTTCGGATTCCCTTACGGAAAGAAAACGGGATAGAATTGATTCCAGGAAGTCATCGGCAATGGGATACATTGACAGAATATGAGGTACGCAATAATCTAAATGGAAAAAAGAGTAATGATGCCCTGGAGCGGGGACAGGTTGTCTAA
- a CDS encoding YiiX/YebB-like N1pC/P60 family cysteine hydrolase, translating to MRKYTFLFLLLFSWTAQSQQLPLSALKTGDLIFQDMDCGPLCDAIEAVTEGYDGHDFSHMGLVYIQKDTIYIIEAAGTKVRLNPLSSFSKNTHRPMYVGRLKSKYQKLIPAAIAFSLQQMGVPYDEEYVYDNGKYYCSELIYDAFKSANKNKPFFQLFPMTYKKPGTDDFFPAWKTYYEEIGKEIPEGKPGCNPGGMSTSDKLTIIATL from the coding sequence ATGAGAAAATATACATTCCTATTCCTGTTATTATTCTCCTGGACCGCACAATCCCAGCAGCTACCCCTTTCCGCCCTTAAAACAGGCGACCTGATTTTCCAGGATATGGATTGCGGCCCACTTTGCGATGCGATAGAAGCAGTCACTGAAGGGTATGACGGCCATGACTTTAGCCATATGGGTTTAGTCTATATCCAAAAAGATACCATATACATTATAGAGGCTGCCGGTACCAAAGTACGCCTAAATCCTCTTTCTTCTTTTTCGAAAAATACCCATAGACCCATGTATGTGGGACGACTCAAATCAAAATATCAAAAACTGATCCCAGCTGCTATTGCCTTTTCTTTACAACAAATGGGGGTTCCGTATGACGAAGAATATGTCTATGATAATGGTAAATATTATTGTTCCGAATTGATTTATGACGCATTCAAATCGGCAAATAAAAACAAACCTTTTTTCCAACTGTTCCCTATGACCTACAAAAAACCGGGAACTGATGATTTTTTTCCAGCCTGGAAAACCTATTATGAGGAAATTGGAAAAGAAATTCCAGAAGGAAAACCGGGATGCAATCCGGGTGGGATGTCTACTTCCGACAAACTCACAATTATCGCAACTCTATAA